From one Amaranthus tricolor cultivar Red isolate AtriRed21 chromosome 17, ASM2621246v1, whole genome shotgun sequence genomic stretch:
- the LOC130804541 gene encoding laccase-12-like gives MNKMCQTMVSCYVLGILLFLSSIVSFASAKVQYHDFVVQAVPVKRLCKTVKAITVNGQFPGPTLEVYEGDTLVVNVVNRAKYNVTIHWHGVRQMRTGWADGPEFVTQCPIRPGGSYTYKFTITGQEGTLWWHAHSSWLRATVYGALVIHPRKGTPYPFPKPNRETPIILGEWWNRDPVKVIRQATRTGAAPNVSNAYTINGQPGDLYNCSKQDTTIVPIDIGETRLLRVINAALNQELFFSIANHPFTVVGADAGYLKPFTTNILMLGPGQTTDVLISGNQAPGRYYIAAKPYQSAQGVAFDNTTTTAILEYKSVACPAKGIPKATPIFPPLPAFNDTATVTTFTTKLRSPKKVPELPVPLEIDENLFFTVGLGLNQCPPNFSKSQCQGPNGTRFTASMNNVSFVLPSNWSLLQAHKFGIPGVFSVDFPSQPPVQFDYTGNVSRALWQPQTGTRLYKLKYGSRVQIVIQGTSIVTGENHPMHLHGYDFYIIAQGFGNFNPSTDTKKFNLVNPPMRNTVPVPVNGWAVIRFVADNPGVWLMHCHLDVHITWGLAMAFLVEDGVGELESLQPPPADLPIC, from the exons ATGAACAAGATGTGCCAAACAATGGTTTCTTGTTATGTGCTAggaattttgttgtttttgagtTCAATAGTTTCCTTCGCCTCCGCGAAAGTTCAATACCATGATTTTGTT gTTCAAGCAGTACCAGTGAAGAGGCTGTGCAAAACAGTAAAAGCAATAACGGTAAACGGTCAATTTCCTGGACCTACATTGGAAGTTTATGAGGGTGACACTCTTGTTGTCAATGTTGTTAATAGAGCAAAATACAATGTCACAATTCATTG GCATGGTGTTCGACAAATGAGAACAGGATGGGCAGACGGACCAGAGTTTGTAACTCAATGTCCTATTAGACCCGGAGGTAGTTacacatacaaatttacaatcaCTGGTCAAGAAGGGACTCTGTGGTGGCATGCTCATAGCTCATGGCTAAGAGCCACTGTCTATGGAGCTTTAGTTATTCATCCTAGAAAAGGAACGCCCTACCCTTTTCCTAAGCCTAATCGTGAAACACCTATTATTCTTG GTGAATGGTGGAATCGTGATCCAGTTAAAGTCATTAGACAAGCCACTAGAACTGGAGCTGCACCAAATGTATCCAATGCATATACCATTAATGGCCAACCGGGAGATCTTTACAATTGCTCCAAACAAG ATACAACTATTGTCCCCATCGACATAGGCGAGACACGCCTCCTACGAGTGATCAATGCCGCCCTCAACCAAGAACTCTTCTTCTCGATCGCCAACCATCCTTTTACGGTGGTTGGTGCAGACGCGGGATATCTAAAACCTTTTACGACCAACATACTAATGCTCGGTCCCGGTCAAACCACCGATGTCTTAATCTCTGGCAACCAAGCCCCAGGGAGGTACTATATCGCAGCCAAGCCTTACCAAAGCGCGCAAGGTGTTGCGTTTGACAACACCACCACCACCGCCATCCTCGAGTACAAGTCCGTTGCATGTCCCGCTAAGGGAATTCCTAAGGCCACCCCTATATTTCCACCTCTACCCGCCTTTAACGACACTGCAACTGTTACCACATTCACAACAAAACTCCGGAGCCCAAAAAAAGTCCCAGAGCTTCCGGTCCCACTAGAAATTGATGAAAATCTTTTCTTTACAGTGGGCCTTGGGCTTAACCAATGCCCACCAAACTTTAGTAAGAGCCAATGTCAAGGTCCAAATGGGACTAGATTTACTGCTAGTATGAATAATGTTTCTTTTGTTCTTCCTTCAAATTGGTCACTTCTTCAAGCCCATAAATTCGGTATTCCGGGAGTATTTTCAGTTGACTTTCCGAGCCAACCTCCGGTCCAATTTGATTACACAGGGAATGTTAGTCGGGCACTTTGGCAACCCCAAACAGGTACTAGGTTGTACAAGCTAAAGTATGGTTCTAGAGTACAAATTGTTATCCAAGGTACAAGTATTGTTACAGGGGAAAATCATCCTATGCATCTACATGGTTATGACTTTTATATTATTGCTCAAGGATTTGGAAACTTTAACCCTAGCACTGATACAAAGAAATTTAATCTTGTGAACCCTCCTATGAGAAATACTGTTCCTGTGCCTGTCAATGGGTGGGCTGTCATTCGATTCGTCGCAGACAATCCAG GAGTATGGTTGATGCATTGTCACTTGGATGTGCATATCACTTGGGGACTAGCTATGGCCTTCCTAGTCGAAGACGGAGTCGGAGAGTTGGAGAGTCTACAACCACCGCCAGCAGATCTACCAATATGCTAA
- the LOC130803505 gene encoding dehydration-responsive element-binding protein 2C-like isoform X3 — MVSEIFERKRKTRRRRDESLVETLAKWKEINSKLNDGVKPVRKAPAKGSKKGCMRGKGGPENWLCKFRGVRQRTWGKWVAEIREPNRGKRLWLGTFPTAVEAALAYDEAARIMYGSNARLNLPDSFIVSMEDYRENSTTTTTASCTTGSTSSSDTRSNDDRFGKIGGVAVKKEDGEGDSHTDGKNEPFLSPVKKEMKQELEIGEGGIDINDYLLNLTVDEMFDVDELHGAINAGPVSPADGLMNLGYDTFKTQVENNSIQLEKPEEWSYLNHNSDFLQQLHNQDYANLFESLHYNDQDHKRLDYGLDLMSDHQENDHGRKLKLIKSGRQESGPAADELHFVNLADLGMSIDF, encoded by the exons ATGGTATCGGAAATCTTCGAAAG GAAGAGGAAAACTCGAAGAAGACGAGACGAATCCCTTGTAGAAACTCTTGCCAAGTGGAAAGAAATCAATAGTAAACTCAATGATGGAGTTAAGCCTGTTAGAAAAGCTCCAGCAAAGGGGTCAAAGAAAGGATGTATGCGAGGTAAAGGAGGTCCCGAAAATTGGTTATGCAAATTCCGGGGAGTTAGACAGAGGACTTGGGGGAAATGGGTTGCAGAGATTCGTGAGCCTAATAGGGGTAAAAGGCTTTGGCTAGGTACTTTCCCTACTGCTGTTGAAGCTGCATTGGCTTATGATGAGGCTGCTCGTATCATGTATGGTTCAAATGCTCGGTTGAACCTCCCGGATTCATTCATTGTATCAATGGAGGACTATAGAGAGAATTCGACCACCACTACTACTGCATCATGTACAACAGGCTCTACATCGTCTTCTGATACGCGTTCTAATGATGATCGGTTTGGTAAAATTGGTGGTGTTGCTGTGAAGAAGGAAGATGGCGAAGGCGACTCGCATACTGATGGGAAGAATGAGCCCTTCTTAAGTCCTGTCAAGAAAGAAATGAAGCAGGAACTTGAGATTGGTGAAGGTGGGATTGATATAAATGACTACTTACTGAACTTAACAGTGGATGAAATGTTTGATGTTGATGAATTGCATGGTGCTATAAATGCCGGTCCTGTTTCGCCTGCAGACGGCTTAATGAATTTAGGGTATGATACTTTCAAAACCCAAGTTGAAAACAACTCTATTCAGCTAGAGAAACCAGAAGAATGGTCATATCTGAATCACAATTCAGATTTCTTGCAACAACTCCATAATCAGGATTATGCCAATCTTTTTGAAAGCTTGCATTACAATGATCAAGACCATAAAAGACTCGATTATGGACTCGATTTGATGTCTGATCATCAAGAGAACGATCATGGCAGGAAGTTAAAACTCATTAAGTCGGGTCGACAAGAATCTGGTCCAGCTGCTGATGAACTTCACTTTGTGAATCTTGCAGATCTGGGGATGTCTATAGATTTTTGA
- the LOC130803506 gene encoding 26S proteasome non-ATPase regulatory subunit 1 homolog A-like yields the protein MATVVSSGKAMLAMLTENDPSLKLHALSNLNTHAEFLWPEISTSIPLLESLYEEGELPAALVVSKVFYFLGELNDSLSYALGAGTLFDVSEDSDYVRSLLDKALDEYASLRNKVTESNEDAANIDPRLEAIVEKMLEKCIVEGRYQQAMGMAIECRRLDKLEEAIMRSDNAPGSLSYCINVSHSYVNQRQYRLEVLQLLARLFQKLPSPDYLSICQCLMFLDQPDGVANILEKLISSENKDDALLAFQTSFDLVENEHQAFLLKVIDSLSKPIPESRESSQSENTAASENVEMIDGTHGSTLPVYAERLTKLKGILSGETSIQLILQFLYSHNRSDLLILKNIKQAVETKNSVCHSATIYANAIMHAGTTVDTFLRENLDWLSRATNWAKFSATAGLGVIHRGHLHQGRSLLTPYLPQGGAGGGGGPYSEGGALYALGLIHANHGGGIKQFLSDSLRNTNVEVIQHGACLGLGLAALGTADEDIFEDLKNVLYTDNAVAGEAAGIGMGLLMVGTATEKAGEMLAYAHETQHEKIIRGLALGVALTVYGREEEADTLILQMTGDQDPILRYGGMYALGLAYRGTSNNKAIRQLLHFAVSDVSDDVRRTAVLALGFVMYSDPEQMPRIVSLLSKSYNPHVRYGAALAVGISCAGTGLSEAISLLEPLTSDVVDFVRQGALIAMAMVMVQITEAMDPRVGAFRRQLEKIILDKHEETVSKMGAILASGILDAGGRNVTIRLLSKSKHDRMTAIVGLAVFSQFWYWYPLTYFISLSFSPTAFIGLNYDLKVPKFEFLSHAKPSLFEYPKPTTVATTTSAVKLPTAVLSTTAKAKSRAKKDEQKEKSVGSETSPSVSASGKAKSSTEKEKDDMLVENVPENKVEPEPSFEILTNPARVVPAQEKFIHFFDGSRYMPVKSASSGFILLKDLRPEEAEVLSLSDTPASAATNSAAGTAAPAQQGNTDAMAVDEEPEPPQPFEFTS from the exons ATGGCGACAGTAGTGAGTTCTGGGAAAGCCATGCTTGCTATGCTTACGGAGAATGACCCTTCTTTGAAGCTTCACGCTCTTTCTAATCTCAATACGCATGCTGAGTTTTTATGGCCTGAGATCTCCACCAGTATTCCTCTATT AGAAAGCTTGTACGAAGAGGGAGAGCTCCCTGCTGCATTAGTTGTTTCTAAG GTTTTTTATTTCTTAGGTGAACTCAATGATTCGTTATCATATGCATTGGGAGCCGGGACGTTATTTGATGTGTCAGAGGATTCAGATTATGTTAGATCACttcttg ATAAAGCCCTTGATGAGTACGCTAGTCTCAGGAACAAAGTGACAGAGTCTAATGAAGATGCTGCAAACATTGACCCCAGGCTCGAGGCAATTGTGGAGAAAATGCTGGAGAA GTGCATTGTGGAAGGGAGATATCAGCAAGCAATGGGCATGGCGATTGAGTGCCGAAGATTAGACAAACTTGAGGAGGCTATTATGAGGAGTGATAACGCTCCTGGAAGTCTGTCTTACTGTATAAATGTTTCACACTCCTATGTTAACCAGAGACAATATCGCCTAGAG GTGCTTCAGCTGCTTGCCAGACTGTTCCAAAAGTTGCCATCTCCAGATTATTTGAGCATATGCCAGTGTCTCATGTTTTTGGATCAACCTGATGGTGTTGCTAACATTCTAGAGAAGCTTATTTCTTCAGAGAACAAAGACGATGCTTTGCTTGCATTTCAAACATCTTTCGATCTAGTGGAAAATGAACATCAGGCTTTTCTATTAAAAGTGATTGACAGCCTTTCAAAACCCATTCCTGAATCTCGAGAGTCCTCACAGTCTGAAAATACTGCTGCTTCGGAGAATGTGGAAATGATTGATGGAACTCATGGATCTACCTTACCTGTGTATGCTGAGAGATTGACTAAACTTAAAGGAATATTGTCCGGAGAGACTTCAATACAGCTGATATTGCAGTTTCTATACAGTCACAACag GTCGGACCTTCTTATCCTGAAGAATATAAAGCAAGCTGTTGAAACAAAAAATAGTGTTTGTCATAGTGCAACAATTTATGCGAATGCAATTATGCATGCTGGTACCACAGTGGATACATTTCTAAGGGAGAATTTG GACTGGTTAAGCAGAGCCACCAACTgggccaagtttagtgcaacagctggattgggagtAATTCATAGAGGCCATTTGCATCAGGGCCGATCACTGTTGACACCTTACTTGCCACAGGGTGGggctggtggtggtggtggtccATATTCCGAAGGTGGAGCTCTTTATGCACTTGGTTTGATCCATGCTAACCATGGCGGGGGTATTAAACAGTTTCTTTCTGATAGCCTACGCAATACTAATGTAGAG GTCATTCAACATGGTGCATGTTTAGGGCTTGGGTTAGCAGCTTTGGGAACTGCTGATGAGGATATATTTGAGGATTTGAAAAATGTCCTGTACACAGATAATGCTGTTGCCGGTGAAGCTGCTGGCATTGGTATGGGATTGCTAATGGTCGGTACGGCAACTGAGAAGGCTGGAGAGATGCTTGCTTATGCACATGAAACCCAACATGAGAAGATCATCAG GGGATTAGCTTTAGGTGTAGCTCTTACGGTTTATGGAAGAGAGGAGGAAGCTGACACACTTATACTGCAAATGACTGGGGATCAAGATCCTATCTTGCGTTATGGTGGTATGTATGCATTGGGTTTGGCTTACCGAGGAACATCAAATAACAAAGCCATCCGGCAGCTGCTTCACTTTGCAGTCTCAGATGTCAGTGACGACGTTAGGCGAACTGCAGTTTTGGCTCTTGGGTTCGTCATGTATTCTGATCCAGAACAG ATGCCCCGTATTGTGTCCCTGCTATCTAAGTCCTACAACCCACACGTTCGATATGGTGCGGCCTTAGCAGTTGGCATTTCATGTGCTGGCACTGGTCTGAGCGAAGCTATATCTTTGTTGGAGCCCTTGACATCAGATGTGGTTGATTTTGTTCGACAAGGAGCACTGATTGCAATGGCCATGGTTATGGTTCAAATTACTGAAGCGATGGATCCTCGAGTTGGAGCATTCAG GCGGCAATTGGAGAAGATAATTCTCGACAAACATGAAGAAACCGTGAGCAAGATGGGAGCCATATTAGCATCTGGAATTCTTGATGCTGGTGGTAGGAATGTGACAATTAGACTGCTTTCCAAGTCGAAGCATGATAGAATGACAGCTATTGTGGGTCTGGCTGTTTTTAGCCAGTTTTGGTATTGGTATCCTCTTACATACTTCATAAGCTTGTCATTCTCACCCACTGCTTTTATTGGGCTGAACTATGACTTGAAAGTTCCAAAGTTTGAGTTTTTGTCTCATGCAAAACCTTCCTTGTTCGAGTATCCAAAGCCAACCACTGTGGCCACCACTACATCGGCTGTAAAACTCCCTACTGCTGTATTATCAACTACGGCAAAGGCCAAATCTAGGGCAAAAAAGGACGAGCAGAAGGAGAAGTCTGTTGGGTCTGAGACTTCACCTTCTGTTTCTGCCTCCGGGAAGGCAAAATCTTCTACCGAGAAAGAGAAAGACGACATGCTG GTCGAGAATGTACCCGAAAACAAGGTGGAACCGGAACCTTCATTTGAAATCTTAACAAATCCTGCTAGGGTAGTTCCCGCTCAAGAAAAATTCATCCATTTTTTTGACGGAAGCAGATACATGCCAGTGAAGTCGGCCTCCTCTGGTTTTATTCTTCTGAAGGACTTACGCCCTGAGGAAGCAGAAGTATTGTCTCTTTCTGACACACCCGCTTCTGCCGCGACAAATTCTGCTGCTGGAACTGCAGCACCCGCACAACAGGGGAATACTGATGCCATGGCCGTTGATGAGGAACCTGAACCCCCTCAGCCTTTTGAATTCACATCCTGA
- the LOC130804660 gene encoding abscisic acid receptor PYL4-like produces MSPTMELQTYTPTTKTTTTTSTTAKIVTDNENSTVSITILAAEMKPSLAQELARVISLYCPSPEKEMDTVAKYHNHKVGPNQCCSVVVQRIAAPVETVWSMVRQFDKPQTYKHFLRSCRMIAGTGSQVGCVREVHVVSGIPANSSTERLEVLDEESHAIGFRVVAGEHRLQNYRSITTLHPTAGADSNTDGRCCERTVVVESYVVDVPSGNTKEETCVFVDTIVSCNLLSLAKIAERIAKSSSSSSCKVL; encoded by the coding sequence atgtCCCCTACAATGGAGCTTCAAACATACACGCCGACAACTAAAACCACAACTACAACCAGCACTACAGCTAAAATCGTGACCGATAATGAAAATAGTACAGTATCGATTACGATTTTGGCTGCAGAGATGAAACCCTCGTTAGCTCAAGAGCTAGCGAGGGTGATATCTTTGTATTGTCCATCACCTGAAAAGGAGATGGACACGGTCGCTAAGTATCACAACCATAAAGTTGGACCTAACCAATGTTGCTCGGTCGTGGTGCAGCGGATCGCTGCACCCGTCGAGACGGTATGGAGTATGGTAAGACAGTTTGACAAACCACAAACATACAAGCATTTTTTGCGGAGTTGCCGCATGATAGCTGGGACGGGCAGCCAAGTCGGGTGTGTAAGGGAAGTTCACGTTGTGTCCGGCATCCCGGCCAATAGCAGTACGGAACGGTTAGAGGTTCTTGACGAGGAATCTCATGCTATAGGATTCCGGGTGGTTGCAGGTGAACACCGACTCCAGAACTATCGATCTATAACCACTTTGCACCCGACAGCAGGGGCCGACAGTAATACTGACGGCCGCTGCTGTGAGAGAACAGTGGTGGTGGAGTCGTATGTTGTGGACGTACCAAGTGGGAATACAAAAGAAGAGACTTGTGTTTTTGTGGATACAATTGTAAGCTGTAATTTGCTGTCTTTAGCAAAAATTGCTGAAAGAATTGCtaaatcatcttcatcttcatcatgtaaagtattatga
- the LOC130803505 gene encoding dehydration-responsive element-binding protein 2A-like isoform X1, whose protein sequence is MVSEIFERMGTFDYNKASNPPSPSSSLSFDYTRKRKTRRRRDESLVETLAKWKEINSKLNDGVKPVRKAPAKGSKKGCMRGKGGPENWLCKFRGVRQRTWGKWVAEIREPNRGKRLWLGTFPTAVEAALAYDEAARIMYGSNARLNLPDSFIVSMEDYRENSTTTTTASCTTGSTSSSDTRSNDDRFGKIGGVAVKKEDGEGDSHTDGKNEPFLSPVKKEMKQELEIGEGGIDINDYLLNLTVDEMFDVDELHGAINAGPVSPADGLMNLGYDTFKTQVENNSIQLEKPEEWSYLNHNSDFLQQLHNQDYANLFESLHYNDQDHKRLDYGLDLMSDHQENDHGRKLKLIKSGRQESGPAADELHFVNLADLGMSIDF, encoded by the exons ATGGTATCGGAAATCTTCGAAAG GATGGGCACTTTCGATTACAACAAAGCATCTAAcccaccttctccttcttcttctctatCATTTGATTACACCAGGAAGAGGAAAACTCGAAGAAGACGAGACGAATCCCTTGTAGAAACTCTTGCCAAGTGGAAAGAAATCAATAGTAAACTCAATGATGGAGTTAAGCCTGTTAGAAAAGCTCCAGCAAAGGGGTCAAAGAAAGGATGTATGCGAGGTAAAGGAGGTCCCGAAAATTGGTTATGCAAATTCCGGGGAGTTAGACAGAGGACTTGGGGGAAATGGGTTGCAGAGATTCGTGAGCCTAATAGGGGTAAAAGGCTTTGGCTAGGTACTTTCCCTACTGCTGTTGAAGCTGCATTGGCTTATGATGAGGCTGCTCGTATCATGTATGGTTCAAATGCTCGGTTGAACCTCCCGGATTCATTCATTGTATCAATGGAGGACTATAGAGAGAATTCGACCACCACTACTACTGCATCATGTACAACAGGCTCTACATCGTCTTCTGATACGCGTTCTAATGATGATCGGTTTGGTAAAATTGGTGGTGTTGCTGTGAAGAAGGAAGATGGCGAAGGCGACTCGCATACTGATGGGAAGAATGAGCCCTTCTTAAGTCCTGTCAAGAAAGAAATGAAGCAGGAACTTGAGATTGGTGAAGGTGGGATTGATATAAATGACTACTTACTGAACTTAACAGTGGATGAAATGTTTGATGTTGATGAATTGCATGGTGCTATAAATGCCGGTCCTGTTTCGCCTGCAGACGGCTTAATGAATTTAGGGTATGATACTTTCAAAACCCAAGTTGAAAACAACTCTATTCAGCTAGAGAAACCAGAAGAATGGTCATATCTGAATCACAATTCAGATTTCTTGCAACAACTCCATAATCAGGATTATGCCAATCTTTTTGAAAGCTTGCATTACAATGATCAAGACCATAAAAGACTCGATTATGGACTCGATTTGATGTCTGATCATCAAGAGAACGATCATGGCAGGAAGTTAAAACTCATTAAGTCGGGTCGACAAGAATCTGGTCCAGCTGCTGATGAACTTCACTTTGTGAATCTTGCAGATCTGGGGATGTCTATAGATTTTTGA
- the LOC130803505 gene encoding dehydration-responsive element-binding protein 2A-like isoform X2, which yields MGTFDYNKASNPPSPSSSLSFDYTRKRKTRRRRDESLVETLAKWKEINSKLNDGVKPVRKAPAKGSKKGCMRGKGGPENWLCKFRGVRQRTWGKWVAEIREPNRGKRLWLGTFPTAVEAALAYDEAARIMYGSNARLNLPDSFIVSMEDYRENSTTTTTASCTTGSTSSSDTRSNDDRFGKIGGVAVKKEDGEGDSHTDGKNEPFLSPVKKEMKQELEIGEGGIDINDYLLNLTVDEMFDVDELHGAINAGPVSPADGLMNLGYDTFKTQVENNSIQLEKPEEWSYLNHNSDFLQQLHNQDYANLFESLHYNDQDHKRLDYGLDLMSDHQENDHGRKLKLIKSGRQESGPAADELHFVNLADLGMSIDF from the coding sequence ATGGGCACTTTCGATTACAACAAAGCATCTAAcccaccttctccttcttcttctctatCATTTGATTACACCAGGAAGAGGAAAACTCGAAGAAGACGAGACGAATCCCTTGTAGAAACTCTTGCCAAGTGGAAAGAAATCAATAGTAAACTCAATGATGGAGTTAAGCCTGTTAGAAAAGCTCCAGCAAAGGGGTCAAAGAAAGGATGTATGCGAGGTAAAGGAGGTCCCGAAAATTGGTTATGCAAATTCCGGGGAGTTAGACAGAGGACTTGGGGGAAATGGGTTGCAGAGATTCGTGAGCCTAATAGGGGTAAAAGGCTTTGGCTAGGTACTTTCCCTACTGCTGTTGAAGCTGCATTGGCTTATGATGAGGCTGCTCGTATCATGTATGGTTCAAATGCTCGGTTGAACCTCCCGGATTCATTCATTGTATCAATGGAGGACTATAGAGAGAATTCGACCACCACTACTACTGCATCATGTACAACAGGCTCTACATCGTCTTCTGATACGCGTTCTAATGATGATCGGTTTGGTAAAATTGGTGGTGTTGCTGTGAAGAAGGAAGATGGCGAAGGCGACTCGCATACTGATGGGAAGAATGAGCCCTTCTTAAGTCCTGTCAAGAAAGAAATGAAGCAGGAACTTGAGATTGGTGAAGGTGGGATTGATATAAATGACTACTTACTGAACTTAACAGTGGATGAAATGTTTGATGTTGATGAATTGCATGGTGCTATAAATGCCGGTCCTGTTTCGCCTGCAGACGGCTTAATGAATTTAGGGTATGATACTTTCAAAACCCAAGTTGAAAACAACTCTATTCAGCTAGAGAAACCAGAAGAATGGTCATATCTGAATCACAATTCAGATTTCTTGCAACAACTCCATAATCAGGATTATGCCAATCTTTTTGAAAGCTTGCATTACAATGATCAAGACCATAAAAGACTCGATTATGGACTCGATTTGATGTCTGATCATCAAGAGAACGATCATGGCAGGAAGTTAAAACTCATTAAGTCGGGTCGACAAGAATCTGGTCCAGCTGCTGATGAACTTCACTTTGTGAATCTTGCAGATCTGGGGATGTCTATAGATTTTTGA